The sequence below is a genomic window from Setaria italica strain Yugu1 chromosome IV, Setaria_italica_v2.0, whole genome shotgun sequence.
AACACCATCGCAAACATATGGATAATGGGGCCCCAGGATAGCCTACTGCTGCTTGCACTCCGGTGGTTGTTCAGCATTTCCTTGTGTCACTTTCTGCGTTACCTGTAACATACCATGTGTTAGATATGTGCCCTAGATGCTACCAGGAAACTAGGGAAAAACAAGTATTGGGACACTTCAGTTAGGTGTGGAATTTCAGAGCTTGTACCTTTTGTTTGCGGCCCGAGCCCGACTGCTCAAACAATTAGAAAGGAAATGTATTAGCAAGGGGCCAAGGCTGAATGACCACATTTAAAGTTTCTAACAGATTGCTGCCCTACTGCAAGCCTACCTTCCTTGCTGGTTtgctttcttcctcctcatcctcctcatcctcttcctcttcctcatcttcatcttcatcatcatcctcgtcCTCAttgtcatcctcatcatcatcacccaTGTCCTCAAAATCATCAGCTTGCACAGCCTCACCGGTAAACCAGGAAACAGCATGAGGGATGATCTTATCCCTTATGGTGGTCCTGAATGACAATTTCAGCAATATCAGGAAATGAGCCACAAGACAGAATACCATCAGCAGGTGCAAGGGATTCAGGAAATGATAATGAACTGCACTTACCCGATGTCATAATCATGCTCCATTTGACCCTGCAGCTCATCAGCCTACAGAGAAAGTTGAATGTAGTTTATTAGAGAGTGATAGAAAGTGTGATAAGTTCAATGACAGATCTTAGACGTACAGTTTCTTCATCAAtgtcctcctcatcatcagggACCTCTGGGGGATTGAAAAAGTTGAAGAAACTCTCACACACTTCAGTTTTAGTAATAGGCTTCGCATTCTTTGAAcctttctttggtttcttttttAGAATCTTCTGTGTAAGGTTTTTCCCAGGATACCACTCAATTTCAGTTCTGCAGCCAATATTGTTTATTTATTAAGGTATGCACACACAGGGCCACACCAATAAAGAATAAAGTGACAGAGCACCATAGATGAAAAGAAAACACAGAATATAAAAGTACCAACCCAATAGCTTTCTCCAAAATCGGATCATCTTCATCAACCATGTGGTAGGTCTTTGTTAGGATGGAGTTCTTGAAGAAAGGATTTGTATCAAAGAAAAACTCCAGCTTGAAACCCTTAGGATCCTCAATTCTAGACCACTTGATATCTTTTAGATACTTCAAAGCGGCTTCATCACGCTCTTGTATCTAAAATTAAGCATAAATCTAGTCAACAATACAGCAGTGTATCTAAAAAAACCACACAAAAAGAGGGGCAGGGCACAATATTACCTCCTCAGACAAGATTTCATTCGTTTTCATAGCAGTAAGCCAAAAATCCGGAACTCCTTTAGCTGATAAATGGTGCAAACATAAATCAGATATTCAGAATGGGAAATATATGCAGAGTTAAAGTTCAATTTCATACCATCTGATTCTTTTCCCTC
It includes:
- the LOC101755131 gene encoding nucleosome assembly protein 1;1, which gives rise to MGGEKDTFDLADLNASLPAAAAALSAEDRAGLVNALKDKLQSLAGQHADVLETLSPNVRKRVEFLREIQGQHDDIEAKFFEERAALEAKYQKLYEPLYTKRYEIVNGVVEVEGVSDEPTSENAAEGKESDAKGVPDFWLTAMKTNEILSEEIQERDEAALKYLKDIKWSRIEDPKGFKLEFFFDTNPFFKNSILTKTYHMVDEDDPILEKAIGTEIEWYPGKNLTQKILKKKPKKGSKNAKPITKTEVCESFFNFFNPPEVPDDEEDIDEETADELQGQMEHDYDIGTTIRDKIIPHAVSWFTGEAVQADDFEDMGDDDEDDNEDEDDDEDEDEEEEEDEEDEEEESKPARKSGSGRKQKVTQKVTQGNAEQPPECKQQ